A single Vanessa atalanta chromosome 25, ilVanAtal1.2, whole genome shotgun sequence DNA region contains:
- the LOC125073664 gene encoding guanine nucleotide-binding protein G(I)/G(S)/G(T) subunit beta-1: MNELDSLRQEAETLKNAIRDARKAACDTSLAQATANLEPIGRIQMRTRRTLRGHLAKIYAMHWGSDSRNLVSASQDGKLIVWDSHTTNKVHAIPLRSSWVMTCAYAPSGSYVACGGLDNICSIYSLKTREGNVRVSRELPGHSGYLSCCRFLDDNQILTSSGDMTCALWDIETGQQCGQFTGHTGDVMSLSLAPDQRTFVSGACDASAKLWDIRDCQCKQTFPGHESDINAVTFFPSGFAFATGSDDATCRMFDIRADQELAMYSHDNIICGITSVAFSKSGRLLLAGYDDFNCNVWDSMKSERAGILAGHDNRVSCLGVTENGMAVATGSWDSFLRIWN; encoded by the exons ATGAACGAGTTAGACAGCCTGCGCCAGGAGGCGGAAACTCTTAAGAATGCTATCCGG GATGCCCGTAAAGCGGCATGCGACACGTCGCTCGCGCAGGCGACGGCCAACCTGGAGCCGATCGGGCGCATCCAGATGCGCACGCGCCGCACGCTGCGCGGACACCTCGCCAAGATCTACGCGATGCACTGGGGCAGCGATTCTAG GAACCTAGTGTCGGCCAGCCAGGACGGCAAGCTGATCGTGTGGGACAGCCACACGACGAACAAGGTGCACGCCATCCCGCTGCGCTCGTCGTGGGTCATGACGTGCGCGTACGCCCCGTCCGGCTCCTACGTCGCGTGCGGCGGCCTCGACAACATCTGCTCCATTTACAG CCTCAAGACACGTGAGGGTAACGTGCGCGTATCGCGCGAGCTGCCGGGACACTCGGGATACCTGTCCTGCTGCCGCTTCCTCGACGACAACCAGATCCTCACCAGCTCCGGTGACATGACTTG CGCCCTCTGGGACATCGAGACGGGCCAGCAGTGCGGGCAGTTCACGGGCCACACGGGCGACGTGATGTCGCTGTCGCTGGCGCCCGACCAGCGCACCTTCGTGTCCGGCGCCTGCGACGCCTCCGCCAAGCTGTGGGACATCCGCGACTGCCAGTGCAAGCAGACCTTCCCGGGACACGAGAGCGACATCAACGCCGTCACG TTCTTCCCGTCCGGCTTCGCGTTCGCGACGGGCTCGGACGACGCCACGTGCCGCATGTTCGACATCCGCGCCGACCAGGAGCTGGCCATGTACTCGCACGACAACATCATCTGCGGCATCACGTCCGTCGCCTTCTCCAAGTCCGGCCGCCTGCTGCTCGCCGGCTACGACGACTTCAACTGCAACGTGTGGGACTCCATGAAGAGCGAGCGCGCCG GTATCCTTGCCGGCCACGACAACCGCGTGTCGTGCCTCGGTGTGACGGAGAACGGCATGGCTGTCGCCACCGGCTCCTGGGACTCGTTCCTTCGCATCTGGAACTAA